From Musa acuminata AAA Group cultivar baxijiao chromosome BXJ3-8, Cavendish_Baxijiao_AAA, whole genome shotgun sequence, one genomic window encodes:
- the LOC135644601 gene encoding peroxidase 25-like: MIAALTVSFVILLIEFSVQAQGGLQKGFYSSTCPRAEEIVRSTVEKYFNSDSTIAAGLLRLHFHDCFVQGCDGSVLISGASAERSAVQNLGLRGFEVVDDAKSELEATCPGVVSCADVLALAARDAVDLSDGPSWSVPLGRRDGLVSSASDATSLPSPTDSVAVQRQKFADKGLTDHDLVTLVGAHTIGQTACVFVRYRLYNFTATGNADPTINQAFLGQLQTICPHDDGDFSNRVALDKGSMTKFDASYFKNVRDGNGVLESDQRLWEDDATHDIVGNYAGNLRGLLGLRFAYEFSKAMIKLSSVGVKTGTDGQIRTTCSKFN; the protein is encoded by the exons ATGATCGCCGCGCTGACTGTTTCTTTTGTAATTCTATTGATAGAATTTTCTGTTCAAGCCCAAGGTGGGTTGCAGAAGGGGTTCTATTCTTCCACCTGTCCCAGAGCGGAGGAAATCGTGAGGTCAACTGTCGAGAAGTACTTCAACAGCGACTCCACCATCGCCGCAGGCTTGCTGAGACTGCACTTTCACGACTGTTTTGTGCAG GGTTGCGATGGATCAGTTTTGATCTCCGGGGCTTCTGCGGAGCGAAGCGCGGTGCAAAACCTTGGGTTGAGAGGATTCGAAGTTGTGGACGATGCTAAATCGGAGTTGGAGGCAACGTGCCCGGGAGTCGTCTCTTGTGCCGACGTACTTGCATTAGCTGCTCGTGATGCTGTGGATCTG AGTGATGGACCGAGCTGGTCGGTGCCGTTGGGAAGAAGAGATGGTCTGGTTTCATCAGCTTCAGATGCCACGAGTTTACCGTCGCCGACCGATTCCGTAGCTGTGCAGAGACAAAAGTTTGCTGACAAAGGGTTGACGGATCATGATCTCGTAACGCTAGTTG GAGCGCATACCATTGGTCAAACGGCTTGTGTGTTCGTCCGGTATCGGCTCTACAACTTCACAGCCACCGGTAACGCTGATCCTACAATCAATCAAGCCTTCTTGGGACAACTTCAAACGATCTGCCCCCATGATGATGGCGATTTTTCCAACCGAGTCGCCCTCGACAAAGGCAGCATGACTAAGTTCGACGCGAGCTACTTTAAGAACGTGAGGGATGGCAACGGAGTGCTGGAGTCGGACCAGAGACTCTGGGAAGATGACGCAACCCACGACATTGTCGGCAACTATGCCGGAAACTTACGCGGCCTCTTGGGTCTGAGGTTTGCCTATGAGTTTTCTAAGGCCATGATCAAGTTGAGCAGCGTTGGTGTCAAAACGGGGACAGATGGACAGATCAGAACGACATGCTCAAAATTCAATTGA